Proteins from a genomic interval of Deinococcus planocerae:
- a CDS encoding serine hydrolase domain-containing protein — protein MPTPAPLPRSSPEAQGLSSRAVLSWLDALAADDLELHSFVLLRSGAVIAEGWWAPYRPERVHRLHSLSKSFAATAIGFLVAEERVGVDDPVVSLFPDDLPATVEGHLAALRVQDLLTMRTGHAEDVTGALFEAPDNDWGRAFLAQPTQYPPGTHFVYNSAATFMLSALVQRLTGETLLDFLRPRLLEPLGIGEAHWVSNPQGINVGGWGLHLTTEGVARFGQLYLQGGRWEGRQVLPQSWVEAATRAQVPPGEDEASDWAQGYGYQFWRCRFEAYRADGAAGQFCVVMPQQRAVLAITAEVPNMQRVLDHVWAHLLAGMGEGRPLPDDPIAQEALRTRCASLNLAVPEVTDEWDGASRDETYIFEANEEGLRWARLTSSPTFCRLTLADERGEHAIDFGLMDWRAGRTTLWPGGEEPVLARAGWQRGGTLALTMLLIEGGFRWEVVIDGQVGTLAFQLMPAAFPDEQTLLARRSDVG, from the coding sequence GTGCCCACCCCAGCGCCCCTCCCCCGCTCCTCGCCCGAGGCGCAGGGCCTGTCCTCCCGCGCGGTCCTCTCGTGGCTGGACGCCCTCGCGGCGGACGATCTCGAACTGCACAGCTTCGTGCTGCTGCGGTCCGGCGCCGTGATCGCCGAGGGCTGGTGGGCCCCCTACCGCCCCGAACGGGTTCACCGCCTCCACTCCCTGAGCAAGAGTTTCGCCGCCACCGCCATCGGCTTCCTCGTTGCCGAGGAACGGGTCGGGGTGGACGACCCCGTGGTCTCCCTGTTCCCGGACGATCTGCCCGCTACGGTGGAAGGCCACCTGGCCGCCCTGCGGGTGCAAGACCTGCTCACCATGCGCACCGGGCACGCTGAGGACGTGACGGGCGCGTTGTTCGAGGCACCGGACAACGACTGGGGGCGGGCCTTTCTCGCGCAGCCCACCCAGTACCCCCCGGGCACGCACTTCGTGTACAACAGCGCGGCCACCTTCATGCTCTCGGCCCTGGTGCAGCGCCTGACGGGCGAGACCCTGCTGGACTTCCTGCGTCCCCGACTTCTGGAGCCGTTGGGTATTGGGGAGGCGCACTGGGTCTCGAATCCGCAGGGGATCAACGTCGGCGGCTGGGGGCTGCACCTCACCACCGAGGGCGTGGCGCGCTTCGGGCAGCTTTACTTGCAAGGAGGCCGCTGGGAGGGGAGGCAAGTGCTGCCCCAGTCCTGGGTAGAAGCCGCCACCCGGGCGCAGGTACCGCCCGGCGAGGACGAGGCGAGTGACTGGGCTCAAGGTTATGGCTACCAGTTCTGGCGCTGCCGCTTCGAGGCCTACCGTGCCGATGGGGCCGCCGGGCAGTTCTGCGTGGTGATGCCGCAGCAACGGGCCGTGCTGGCGATCACCGCGGAGGTGCCCAACATGCAGCGCGTGCTCGACCACGTGTGGGCGCACCTCCTGGCCGGGATGGGCGAGGGGCGACCTCTCCCCGATGATCCCATCGCCCAGGAAGCCCTGCGCACCCGTTGCGCCAGCCTGAACCTCGCCGTGCCCGAGGTGACGGACGAATGGGACGGAGCCTCACGCGACGAGACCTACATCTTCGAGGCCAACGAGGAGGGACTTCGCTGGGCGCGGCTCACGTCTAGCCCCACGTTCTGCCGCCTGACGCTGGCCGACGAGCGGGGCGAACACGCCATCGATTTCGGCCTGATGGACTGGCGCGCGGGCCGGACGACCCTGTGGCCGGGCGGAGAGGAGCCCGTCCTGGCGCGGGCCGGGTGGCAGAGGGGCGGCACCCTCGCCCTCACGATGCTGCTGATCGAGGGAGGCTTTCGCTGGGAGGTCGTCATTGACGGGCAGGTGGGCACCCTGGCCTTCCAACTCATGCCCGCCGCTTTCCCGGATGAACAAACCCTGCTGGCACGGCGAAGTGACGTGGGTTAG
- a CDS encoding DUF790 family protein produces the protein MLPTELLMFRLKGSVVEPKRLKPTPGHLRLAETVIATFAANVGKRRLELDEDLRALEEGRSDRKVVRGIAHLLTNGSCTFEAGSAVEPSLVRARVFGLAQDHPPSRQHREAILEQAARSFPVTAPLTAEDLSAALYADLADEQTLTVFEAPEPGALIHRYDLAQAQGMLYRAYSVVVTARRNEPARYKQLLKYTKFFGLMITVEGDADHGFTLTLDGPASLFGQTTRYGLALAKFLPALLHVTKWDLSAALRPRRDLAWVDAGDDEWSFQVTSEDLYVSHYPAPQTYDSALESGFAARFEGLDTPWVLEREVDLVPVAGGVILPDFRLVHPSGRSVLVEIVGYWRPHYLRRKFDLLRRSGRTDVILCVSERLNLEKAGVDPNDFGDRVVWFKGVLDPRVVLALAQRWLE, from the coding sequence ATGTTGCCGACTGAGCTGCTGATGTTCAGGTTGAAAGGCTCTGTGGTCGAACCCAAGCGGCTCAAGCCCACTCCGGGCCACCTGCGCCTCGCGGAGACCGTCATCGCCACCTTCGCGGCGAACGTCGGCAAGCGGCGCCTCGAACTCGACGAGGACCTGCGGGCCCTGGAGGAGGGGAGAAGCGACCGCAAGGTCGTGCGTGGGATCGCCCACCTGCTGACCAACGGCTCGTGCACCTTCGAGGCGGGAAGCGCGGTGGAGCCCAGTTTGGTTCGGGCCAGGGTGTTCGGGCTGGCGCAGGATCACCCGCCCAGCCGTCAGCACCGCGAGGCCATCCTGGAGCAGGCGGCCCGGTCGTTCCCGGTTACGGCCCCGCTCACTGCCGAGGACCTCTCTGCCGCGCTCTACGCTGACCTTGCCGATGAGCAGACCCTCACGGTGTTCGAGGCGCCCGAGCCCGGGGCGCTGATCCACCGCTACGACCTCGCCCAGGCCCAGGGGATGCTCTACCGGGCGTACAGCGTGGTCGTGACGGCCCGGAGGAACGAACCGGCGCGGTACAAGCAGTTGCTGAAGTACACCAAATTTTTCGGGCTGATGATCACCGTCGAGGGCGACGCCGACCACGGCTTCACCCTGACGCTGGACGGCCCGGCGAGCCTGTTCGGGCAGACGACGCGCTACGGCTTGGCCCTCGCCAAATTTCTGCCTGCCCTCCTGCACGTGACCAAATGGGACCTCTCCGCCGCGCTCCGTCCCCGGCGTGATCTCGCCTGGGTGGACGCGGGGGACGACGAGTGGTCTTTCCAGGTCACGAGCGAGGACCTGTACGTGAGTCACTACCCGGCGCCCCAGACCTATGACAGCGCGCTGGAATCGGGTTTCGCCGCGCGGTTCGAGGGGCTGGACACGCCCTGGGTGCTGGAGCGCGAGGTGGACCTGGTGCCCGTCGCCGGTGGGGTGATCTTGCCGGATTTCCGGCTGGTCCATCCGTCGGGACGCAGCGTGCTGGTGGAGATCGTCGGGTACTGGAGACCACACTACCTGCGCCGGAAGTTCGACCTCCTGCGCCGGTCTGGCCGCACCGACGTGATCTTGTGTGTGTCGGAGCGCCTCAATCTGGAAAAGGCCGGGGTGGACCCCAACGACTTCGGGGACCGGGTGGTGTGGTTCAAGGGCGTGCTCGACCCCCGGGTGGTGCTCGCGCTTGCCCAGCGGTGGCTGGAGTGA
- a CDS encoding DEAD/DEAH box helicase family protein has product MAPVLKLQQGTLVMREVPPAVADLFQWDPRSQSYRALGRAYRAVVEGLKAAGVPFRDEAAGFMRLDLGYARELPPYAHQREALAAWKKAGRRGVVVLPTGSGKTLLAQLALKDTPRSALICVPTIDLLHQWYAGLLAAFPDANVGVLGGGSQDRTPILVSTYQSAAIYSEELAGLYALQVFDEAHHLPADFTRVIAELGLAPYRLGLTATPGRSDGREQDLDTLIGPVVYRRSPEELAGDTLAEYREVVIRVRLSPLEQQRYDELLRLRNEFLRRAGIRLGSPQGWQQFVMHSGSPQGRAAMLAHREAKGLAYGTEGKLRVLEELLANHPRERTLIFTNDNASVYRISREFLIPAITHQTGVKERHGVLEKFRDGSYRVLVTSRVLNEGVDVPEASIAIVLSGTATEREHVQRLGRILRKTEGKQAVLYEVITENTSEEGVSRRRRGGWPAGGEVPVWEGINVAD; this is encoded by the coding sequence GTGGCCCCCGTCCTGAAGCTCCAGCAGGGCACCCTCGTCATGCGCGAGGTGCCGCCCGCCGTCGCCGACCTGTTCCAGTGGGACCCCCGCAGCCAGTCCTACCGGGCGCTGGGTCGCGCGTACCGGGCCGTGGTGGAGGGGCTGAAGGCTGCCGGGGTGCCTTTCCGTGACGAGGCCGCCGGGTTCATGCGGCTCGACCTCGGCTACGCGCGCGAGTTGCCTCCCTATGCTCATCAGCGGGAGGCTCTCGCCGCCTGGAAAAAGGCGGGGCGCCGCGGCGTGGTCGTGCTTCCCACCGGGTCCGGCAAGACGCTGCTGGCCCAGCTCGCGCTGAAAGACACCCCCCGCAGCGCCCTGATCTGCGTGCCGACCATCGACTTGCTGCACCAGTGGTACGCCGGGTTGCTGGCTGCCTTCCCCGACGCCAACGTCGGCGTCCTGGGTGGAGGCAGCCAGGACCGCACCCCCATCCTGGTGAGCACCTACCAGTCCGCCGCCATCTACTCGGAAGAACTCGCGGGGCTGTACGCCCTCCAGGTCTTTGACGAGGCCCACCACCTGCCCGCCGACTTCACCCGGGTGATCGCCGAGCTGGGTCTGGCTCCCTACCGCTTGGGCCTGACGGCCACCCCGGGGCGCAGCGACGGGCGGGAACAGGACCTCGACACATTGATCGGCCCGGTGGTCTACCGCCGCTCCCCCGAGGAGCTGGCCGGGGACACGCTCGCCGAGTACCGGGAGGTCGTCATCCGGGTCCGGCTGAGCCCCCTCGAACAGCAGCGCTACGACGAGTTGCTGCGGCTTCGCAACGAATTCCTGCGCCGGGCGGGCATCCGGCTGGGCAGTCCGCAGGGGTGGCAGCAGTTCGTGATGCACAGCGGCTCTCCCCAGGGCCGGGCCGCGATGCTCGCCCACCGCGAGGCCAAGGGGCTCGCGTACGGCACCGAGGGCAAGCTGAGGGTGCTGGAGGAGCTGCTGGCGAACCACCCGCGGGAGCGGACCCTGATCTTTACGAACGACAATGCCTCGGTCTACCGCATCAGCCGGGAGTTTCTGATCCCGGCCATCACTCACCAGACCGGTGTGAAGGAACGCCACGGGGTGTTGGAAAAGTTTCGCGACGGGTCGTACCGGGTGCTGGTGACCAGTCGGGTCCTGAATGAAGGGGTGGATGTGCCCGAAGCCTCCATCGCCATCGTCCTGTCCGGCACCGCGACGGAGAGGGAGCATGTCCAGCGTCTGGGGCGCATCCTCAGGAAAACCGAGGGGAAGCAGGCGGTTTTGTATGAGGTCATCACCGAGAACACCTCCGAGGAGGGGGTGAGCCGGCGGCGGCGTGGCGGGTGGCCGGCGGGGGGCGAGGTCCCGGTGTGGGAGGGCATCAATGTTGCCGACTGA